A single genomic interval of Granulicella tundricola MP5ACTX9 harbors:
- a CDS encoding glycerophosphodiester phosphodiesterase family protein has product MLKKIAGVMLMGVVSALAQTNAVRNTPRTILVHAHRGGRALRPENTIPSFQHGIDVGADVLELDLAVTKDGVLVVSHSPYLTYPVDTDVAKERVCDGPALPPGTAIHTLTLAQLKQYDCGLHPLKRFPKQMAVPHTTIPTFDEVLELAPQGTFQFNVETKIYPNHPELTPAPEAFVKMIDDAVKRRHLQARVILQSFDFRTLHAMRAIDPAIRLSALFEAKDDGFTGIADQDKSFAHIAKVSGAEILSPDQTLVTPEAVATAHAMGRQVAPFTVNTSEGWQKMADAKVDAIISDDPVALLAWLRAQNPPLHP; this is encoded by the coding sequence ATGCTCAAGAAAATCGCTGGCGTGATGTTGATGGGTGTGGTGAGTGCCTTGGCTCAGACGAACGCTGTAAGAAACACGCCTCGGACGATTCTGGTTCATGCTCATCGGGGTGGGCGTGCGCTCCGGCCGGAGAATACGATTCCTTCGTTTCAGCATGGGATAGACGTGGGCGCGGATGTGCTGGAGCTTGATCTGGCGGTGACGAAAGACGGTGTGCTGGTGGTGTCGCACTCGCCTTATCTGACGTACCCGGTGGACACGGACGTTGCGAAGGAGCGGGTGTGCGATGGGCCGGCGCTGCCGCCCGGGACCGCGATCCATACACTGACGCTGGCGCAGTTGAAGCAGTACGACTGCGGACTCCATCCGCTGAAACGTTTTCCAAAGCAGATGGCGGTGCCGCATACGACGATTCCCACGTTTGACGAGGTGCTGGAGCTGGCGCCGCAGGGGACGTTTCAGTTCAACGTGGAGACGAAGATCTATCCCAACCATCCGGAGCTGACACCTGCCCCTGAGGCATTTGTGAAGATGATCGACGATGCAGTGAAGCGGCGGCATTTGCAGGCAAGGGTGATCCTGCAGAGCTTCGACTTCAGGACGCTGCACGCGATGCGGGCGATTGATCCTGCCATTCGGCTGTCAGCGTTGTTCGAGGCGAAGGATGACGGCTTTACCGGGATTGCGGATCAGGACAAGAGCTTCGCACACATTGCGAAGGTCAGCGGCGCTGAGATCCTGAGCCCGGATCAGACCCTGGTGACACCGGAGGCCGTTGCAACGGCCCATGCGATGGGGCGGCAGGTCGCTCCGTTCACCGTGAACACGTCAGAGGGTTGGCAGAAGATGGCGGATGCAAAGGTTGATGCGATCATCTCTGACGATCCGGTTGCTCTGCTGGCGTGGCTGCGGGCGCAGAACCCTCCGCTGCATCCTTAG
- a CDS encoding pentapeptide repeat-containing protein, producing the protein MAPKPKSRQAPQIDHDILTEDFAAQLDSGAVHDALAADTTLPPFVSPRGQSARLDRCLWRNVTLTAPNARGLRLYDTQIEGSDLANLDLTGGHLERVEITGTRLTGATFTEAQLKSVLFRECKLDLAFFRMARLQHCVFERCNLTDADLYNADLTGTIFKDCDLSRAELSHAKLIQADVRDCRLDGLRGTPADMAGLMISPDQAPQLITLFGVKVKW; encoded by the coding sequence ATGGCACCCAAGCCCAAATCCCGGCAAGCCCCACAGATCGACCACGACATCCTCACCGAAGACTTCGCCGCCCAACTAGACTCCGGCGCGGTCCACGATGCCCTCGCCGCTGACACCACCCTCCCGCCCTTCGTCAGCCCGCGCGGTCAGTCCGCACGTCTGGATCGATGCCTGTGGCGCAACGTCACCCTCACCGCCCCCAACGCGCGCGGCCTGCGCCTCTACGACACTCAGATCGAAGGCTCCGACCTCGCCAACCTCGATCTCACCGGCGGCCACCTCGAGCGTGTCGAGATCACCGGGACCCGCCTCACCGGAGCTACCTTCACCGAGGCCCAGCTCAAGAGCGTCCTCTTCCGTGAGTGCAAGCTCGACCTGGCCTTCTTCCGCATGGCTCGCCTGCAGCACTGCGTCTTTGAGCGCTGCAACCTCACCGACGCGGACCTCTACAACGCGGACCTGACCGGCACCATCTTCAAGGACTGCGACCTCAGCCGCGCCGAACTCTCCCACGCCAAGCTCATTCAGGCGGATGTCCGCGACTGCCGCCTCGACGGCCTGCGCGGCACGCCCGCCGACATGGCGGGTCTCATGATCAGCCCCGACCAGGCTCCACAGCTCATCACGCTCTTCGGCGTGAAGGTGAAGTGGTAA